The nucleotide window ATCTTGTCCCCGCCACATGCGCGGGTCAAGCATAAAGGGCGCCCCTTCGCGGACATTTCATCATGGCCACTCCACACGCACTGATCCTTCGGGCACCCGGGACCAACTGCGATCACGAGGTCCAGACCGCATTCGAGATGGTCGGCGCGCCCTCCACTCGTTTGCATCTGAACGCCCTCCGCGAGAACCCGAAGGCCCTTCGCGACCACCAGATTCTCGTGCTGCCCGGCGGGTTCTCTTACGGCGACGATGTCGGCGCCGGGAAGATTCAAGCTCTGTACCTTCAGCACTTCCTCAGCGACGCGATGCGGGAGTTCCGCGATCAGGAGAAGCTCATTCTCGGTATCTGTAACGGCTTCCAGGTGATGCTGAAGGCCGGGCTGCTGATGCCGGTGGACGAGGAAGAAGGTCCGATTGCGACGCTTACGAATAATGACTCCGGACACTACGAGGATCGCTGGATTCACCTCCGGGCCACACCGGGGAAGTGCCCCTTCCTGAAGGGCGTGGAACAGATTCACCTACCCGTCGGCCACGGTGAAGGGCGGTTTATGTGTCGGAAAGAATGGATTGCGAAAGGGTTAGAGCAATCCGGTCAGGTGGTATTGCGGTACGTTGACCAACACGGAATCCGCGGCGGCTACCCCATCAACCCGAACGGTGCCCAGGACGACATCGCCGGGATTTGTGACACCACCGGGCGAGCTTTGGGGCTAATGCCGCACCCCGACCGGCACCTTTTCCCGACCCAGCACCCGCAGTGGACGCGTCGCGGGCTGAAGTCCGAAGGTGATGGCCTCGCCATCTTCCGTAACGCGGTTGAGTTTTTCAAAGACTGAGCCAAGCACGGTCGCGACGCATCGCCCCCCTTCCGACAAGCGGCACCGGCGGTAGTAAAGCCGACTGGCTGCCGCCCACCCTGATTAGCCGTCAGTCGCTCGGCTCCTGATTCTCAGCCGCACCTTCAGACGTGCGGTTGAGACGACCTCGGATCCGCTCGAACTGCGTGTACAGCCGGTCCGCCAAATCCTGGATGTGCGTCCTTCCCTTCGCCGGTCCGTTTTCGAGCTTGGCGAGTAAGGCC belongs to Gemmata obscuriglobus and includes:
- the purQ gene encoding phosphoribosylformylglycinamidine synthase I; amino-acid sequence: MATPHALILRAPGTNCDHEVQTAFEMVGAPSTRLHLNALRENPKALRDHQILVLPGGFSYGDDVGAGKIQALYLQHFLSDAMREFRDQEKLILGICNGFQVMLKAGLLMPVDEEEGPIATLTNNDSGHYEDRWIHLRATPGKCPFLKGVEQIHLPVGHGEGRFMCRKEWIAKGLEQSGQVVLRYVDQHGIRGGYPINPNGAQDDIAGICDTTGRALGLMPHPDRHLFPTQHPQWTRRGLKSEGDGLAIFRNAVEFFKD
- a CDS encoding ADP-ribosylglycohydrolase family protein, with product MIWAVAPLLAVALLTTVAAMAGSLVGAFAGAGAIPPALLAKLENGPAKGRTHIQDLADRLYTQFERIRGRLNRTSEGAAENQEPSD